One genomic segment of Verrucomicrobiia bacterium includes these proteins:
- a CDS encoding acyl-CoA dehydrogenase family protein, whose product MSNEKTMLAPGGGFLIGPASPDCLMTPERFSDEVKTIAETARDFMLKKVVPKSEALEKKEEGLMVALFKECGSLGLLGIEVPEEYGGLGMGKVASAAASEEIGRQASFAVTFGGHTGIGSLPIVYFGTSKQREKYLPKLATGELMAAYALTEAGSGSDALAARTRADLTPDGKFYKLSGGKVWISNAGWADLFVIFAQVEGSKFTGFIIERNTPGFSIGAEERKMGLHGSSTCALSFSDATLPAENVLGEIGQGHKIAFNVLNVGRFKLGAATVGALKYVLQIAAAYAAGRKQFGKTIDSFPLVQAMLARMAVRAAVAESIVYRTAGLIDAAAKERATGKDKIAAELSAVEEYAVESSILKVACSEMLDQSADDCVQIHGGYGYSAEYPAERFYRDSRINRIFEGTNEINRMLVTGMLLKRAMSGRVPLLAAAQKAQQALLDLPSGDEAQGRLGTELALAEGIKKAALLLAGAAAQKFGAKLDEQQQILAGIADLIIAAYSCESLTLRALAAGDGPAGMFLSTAARYHASGLPENLLSIGRSVAAATAEGDNAMLLASGLKRFLRYPLFDRFALERELAEMVKTKGGYPVS is encoded by the coding sequence ATGTCAAACGAAAAGACGATGCTTGCTCCCGGTGGCGGTTTTTTAATCGGCCCGGCCAGCCCGGACTGCCTGATGACCCCGGAGCGCTTTTCCGACGAAGTCAAAACGATTGCCGAAACCGCCCGCGACTTTATGCTTAAGAAAGTGGTTCCCAAATCGGAGGCACTCGAGAAGAAAGAAGAGGGCTTGATGGTGGCGCTTTTCAAGGAGTGCGGCTCACTCGGGCTTTTGGGCATCGAAGTGCCGGAAGAATACGGCGGATTGGGAATGGGAAAAGTCGCCTCCGCAGCGGCTTCCGAAGAAATCGGCCGCCAGGCCTCCTTTGCCGTCACCTTCGGCGGGCATACCGGCATCGGCAGTCTGCCCATCGTTTATTTTGGAACATCCAAGCAGCGGGAAAAGTATCTTCCCAAACTCGCCACCGGCGAGTTGATGGCCGCTTATGCTTTGACCGAGGCGGGCAGCGGCTCGGACGCCCTTGCGGCGCGGACAAGAGCCGATTTAACGCCGGATGGAAAGTTCTACAAGCTTTCCGGCGGCAAGGTCTGGATTTCCAACGCCGGATGGGCTGATTTGTTTGTCATCTTTGCGCAAGTAGAGGGGAGCAAATTCACCGGCTTTATCATCGAGCGGAACACCCCCGGTTTTTCCATTGGCGCCGAGGAACGGAAGATGGGGCTGCACGGCTCATCCACCTGCGCCCTTTCCTTTTCGGATGCGACACTTCCGGCCGAAAACGTATTGGGGGAAATCGGGCAGGGGCATAAAATCGCCTTCAACGTCTTGAATGTCGGCCGCTTCAAGCTGGGGGCCGCCACGGTGGGGGCTTTGAAATATGTGTTGCAAATCGCCGCCGCCTACGCCGCCGGCCGCAAGCAGTTCGGCAAAACGATTGACAGTTTTCCCTTGGTGCAGGCGATGCTGGCCCGGATGGCGGTGCGCGCCGCGGTGGCGGAAAGCATCGTCTATCGCACCGCCGGGCTGATTGACGCCGCCGCCAAGGAGCGGGCAACCGGCAAGGACAAAATTGCGGCCGAGCTTTCCGCCGTGGAGGAATATGCCGTGGAATCCTCTATTCTGAAGGTCGCCTGTTCGGAGATGCTGGATCAAAGCGCGGATGACTGTGTGCAGATTCACGGGGGCTACGGCTATTCCGCCGAGTACCCGGCCGAGCGTTTTTATCGCGACAGCCGCATCAACCGGATTTTTGAAGGGACCAACGAAATCAACCGGATGCTGGTTACGGGGATGCTGTTGAAGCGGGCGATGAGCGGCCGGGTGCCGCTTTTGGCCGCGGCCCAGAAGGCCCAGCAGGCGCTTTTGGATTTGCCGTCCGGCGACGAAGCTCAAGGCCGGTTGGGAACTGAACTTGCTTTAGCCGAAGGCATTAAAAAAGCCGCTTTGCTTTTAGCCGGAGCCGCCGCCCAGAAATTTGGGGCGAAATTGGATGAACAACAGCAAATTCTGGCGGGCATTGCCGATTTGATAATCGCCGCCTACAGTTGTGAAAGTTTGACACTGCGCGCCTTGGCCGCAGGCGACGGGCCGGCCGGCATGTTTCTCTCAACAGCCGCCCGGTATCACGCCTCCGGCCTGCCGGAAAACCTGCTTTCCATCGGCCGTTCGGTTGCCGCCGCCACGGCGGAAGGGGACAACGCCATGCTTTTGGCCTCCGGCCTCAAACGTTTTCTGCGCTATCCGCTTTTCGACCGCTTCGCCCTCGAACGGGAACTGGCGGAGATGGTGAAAACTAAGGGCGGTTATCCGGTCTCTTAA
- a CDS encoding decaprenyl-phosphate phosphoribosyltransferase — protein sequence MKFIAALWKSARPYQWPKNFLLFAALIFSKHLFDFDLLIKNFWGFLVFCLASSSLYILNDAIDYSSDIKHPLKSKRPVASGQLPRPAAFAVAFLGLAASLAWAYALEEKFLLGVGLYVAVNFAYSFFFKRFVILDAMLLATGFVLRAVAGGWLIGAPISDWLIICTLLLSLFLGFSKRRAEMVLLEGEAKSHRASLEHYSPYLLDQLIGVVTASTVVAYTFYTLSPEVKEKLGSTHLYLTVPFVLFGIFRYLYLVHQKTEGGDPTKTIFSDLPLVLGIILWAGSVFLLIYK from the coding sequence ATGAAATTCATTGCCGCCCTCTGGAAATCGGCCCGCCCCTACCAGTGGCCGAAGAACTTCCTTTTGTTTGCGGCTTTGATTTTTTCCAAGCATCTTTTCGATTTTGATTTGCTGATAAAAAACTTCTGGGGGTTTTTGGTTTTCTGTCTGGCCTCCTCCTCGCTTTACATTTTGAACGACGCCATCGATTATTCTTCCGACATCAAACATCCCCTGAAATCCAAGCGGCCGGTGGCCTCCGGCCAGCTTCCCCGCCCGGCCGCGTTTGCGGTTGCTTTTTTGGGGTTGGCCGCTTCCCTGGCCTGGGCGTATGCGCTCGAGGAGAAGTTTCTGCTGGGCGTCGGGCTTTATGTCGCCGTGAATTTCGCCTATTCGTTTTTCTTCAAGCGGTTCGTGATTCTGGATGCCATGCTTCTGGCCACCGGCTTTGTGTTGCGGGCCGTCGCCGGGGGCTGGCTCATCGGCGCGCCGATTTCCGACTGGCTGATCATCTGCACCCTGCTGCTTTCCTTATTTCTTGGGTTTTCCAAGCGCCGGGCGGAGATGGTTCTGCTTGAGGGGGAAGCCAAAAGCCACCGGGCCAGCTTGGAACATTATTCCCCCTATTTATTGGACCAGCTTATCGGCGTGGTGACCGCCTCCACCGTGGTGGCCTACACCTTCTATACGTTATCGCCGGAAGTGAAGGAAAAGCTTGGCTCCACCCATCTCTACCTCACCGTCCCCTTTGTGCTCTTCGGGATTTTTCGTTATCTTTATTTGGTTCACCAGAAAACCGAAGGAGGCGACCCGACCAAAACGATTTTCTCCGATTTACCGCTGGTTTTGGGAATTATTTTGTGGGCCGGTTCGGTGTTTCTATTGATTTACAAATAA
- a CDS encoding sugar phosphate nucleotidyltransferase: MNFPERAVILAGGKGTRLAPYTAVIPKPLMPVGDMPILEIVLRQLKKAGTRRVTIATGHLSHLIRTFFGDGRQYGLYIDYLVETKALGTAGPLAMLADLTEPFLVMNGDVLTDLDYRRLWGFHQKNGAVATVATHHREVRVDFGVVVTNHNHAISNYIEKPSLPYQVSMGIYLFSPEVLRFVPKNRRFDFPQLVLTLLKAKKKVASFPFTGFWLDIGRAEDYARAAQVFTAHPARFLPK, translated from the coding sequence ATGAACTTTCCGGAGCGGGCCGTCATTCTGGCGGGAGGAAAGGGGACGCGGCTGGCCCCCTATACGGCGGTCATCCCCAAACCCCTGATGCCCGTGGGGGACATGCCGATTTTGGAAATCGTTTTGCGCCAATTGAAAAAGGCCGGCACCCGGCGGGTGACCATCGCCACCGGACATCTCTCGCACCTTATCCGCACCTTTTTTGGCGACGGCCGGCAGTACGGGCTTTACATCGATTATCTGGTGGAAACCAAGGCCTTGGGAACGGCCGGGCCTCTGGCCATGCTGGCCGATTTGACCGAGCCGTTTCTGGTGATGAACGGGGACGTTTTGACCGATTTGGATTACCGCAGGCTCTGGGGTTTTCACCAAAAAAACGGCGCTGTGGCGACGGTGGCGACCCACCACCGGGAGGTGCGGGTCGATTTCGGCGTGGTGGTGACCAACCACAACCATGCCATCTCCAATTACATCGAAAAACCGTCGCTCCCTTATCAGGTTTCGATGGGGATTTACCTGTTCTCGCCGGAGGTTTTGCGCTTCGTTCCCAAAAACCGGCGTTTCGATTTTCCCCAGCTGGTTTTGACCCTTTTGAAGGCCAAAAAGAAAGTGGCCAGCTTCCCGTTCACCGGTTTCTGGCTGGATATCGGACGGGCGGAAGATTACGCCCGAGCCGCCCAGGTTTTCACGGCCCATCCCGCCCGCTTTCTGCCGAAATGA
- a CDS encoding GDP-mannose 4,6-dehydratase, producing MSLKGAKVLVTGAGGFIGSHLTERLLEEGAAVSVFLRYNALGHKGWIDTFSNGNLARLRIFLGDLRDPEAVRKAVREQEIVFHLGALIAIPYSYINPREFVDTNVVGTANVLNAALEYKTERVVHTSTSEVYGTAQYVPIDEGHPLVGQSPYAASKIGADQLALSYYRSFGLPVTVLRPFNTFGPRQSVRAIIPTIISQALAGKKIRLGSLYPTRDLSYVANTVEGFVRIAHAKGVLGKVVNVGMGTEISVGELVEQIGSLLRKKLVVQKEKQRVRPVESEVDRLLADTRLAQEVLDWKPKLDFRTGLLKTIDWYKRNRSLFPKEYVV from the coding sequence ATGAGTTTGAAAGGCGCAAAAGTTCTGGTGACCGGGGCGGGGGGATTCATCGGCAGTCATTTGACCGAACGGCTTTTGGAGGAGGGGGCGGCGGTTTCCGTTTTTCTGCGCTACAACGCGCTGGGGCATAAAGGATGGATCGACACATTTTCCAACGGAAACCTGGCCCGTTTGCGAATCTTTCTGGGGGATTTGCGCGACCCGGAGGCCGTGCGCAAAGCCGTACGTGAGCAAGAAATCGTTTTCCATTTGGGGGCCTTGATTGCCATCCCGTACTCCTACATCAATCCCAGGGAATTCGTGGATACCAACGTGGTCGGCACGGCCAACGTATTGAACGCCGCTTTGGAGTACAAAACGGAGCGGGTGGTGCACACCTCCACTTCCGAAGTGTACGGCACGGCGCAATATGTTCCCATCGACGAGGGGCATCCTTTAGTCGGCCAGTCCCCCTATGCCGCCTCCAAAATCGGAGCCGACCAGCTCGCTTTGAGCTACTACCGCTCCTTCGGGCTGCCGGTCACGGTTCTGCGCCCCTTCAACACCTTTGGGCCGCGGCAGTCGGTTCGGGCCATCATCCCGACCATCATCAGCCAGGCGTTGGCGGGGAAAAAAATCCGGCTCGGCTCGCTTTATCCCACCCGGGATTTGTCGTACGTGGCCAATACGGTGGAAGGGTTCGTCCGCATCGCCCATGCCAAAGGGGTTTTGGGGAAGGTCGTAAACGTCGGAATGGGGACTGAAATTTCGGTCGGCGAGCTGGTGGAGCAGATTGGCTCTTTGCTTAGAAAAAAACTGGTCGTGCAGAAGGAAAAACAACGGGTGCGGCCGGTTGAATCGGAGGTGGACCGGCTTCTGGCCGACACTCGGCTGGCACAGGAGGTTTTGGATTGGAAACCGAAATTGGATTTCAGAACGGGGCTTTTGAAAACCATCGACTGGTACAAAAGAAACCGCTCCCTCTTTCCGAAAGAGTATGTAGTATGA
- a CDS encoding potassium/proton antiporter: MYLPLEYLLLAAALLLGAGVLATKLSSNLGVPYLVLFLLVGILAGSEGPGGIPFEDYRLARAVGNLALALILFSGGLDTRWSEVKPSFKKALSLSSLGVLVTAFAVGFFARTVLGFSTLEALLLGAIISSTDAAAVFSVLRSKKLGLKGELKPLLELESGSNDPMAVFLVIGLVVRALHPEFTLWDFTLLFIQQMAVGAVIGYFVGRVLVWAVNRLSLDHEGLYPVLSLAAVFFCYSATQLFGGSGFLSVYAAGLVVASQPMAVKKTLLRFHDGLAWLSQIGMFVTLGLLVFPSQLLPVTPKGFLLAAFLLIIARPAAVFLSLLLANMGWREKLFVSWVGLRGAVPIVLATYPLLAGLSGASAIFNLIFFVVLTSALLQGSTVGLAARLLGLSRTVPHPAATALELATAGDQELSVLELLVPYGSKIAGRSIVDAGFPEGTLVVLLSRNGKMNAPSGRTVLEEGDLLYLLTEQKNLPQVETMLAPEGADG; encoded by the coding sequence ATGTATTTGCCGCTCGAATATTTGCTTTTGGCCGCCGCCTTGCTTTTGGGAGCGGGCGTTTTGGCCACCAAGCTTTCCTCCAACCTTGGTGTTCCCTACCTCGTGCTTTTTCTTTTGGTTGGCATCCTCGCCGGGTCGGAAGGACCGGGCGGGATCCCCTTTGAGGATTACCGGCTGGCGCGGGCCGTCGGCAATTTGGCGCTGGCCTTGATTTTGTTTTCCGGCGGGCTGGATACCCGCTGGAGCGAAGTCAAACCCTCTTTCAAAAAGGCGCTCTCCCTTTCCAGTTTGGGTGTTCTGGTGACCGCCTTTGCGGTCGGTTTTTTTGCCCGCACGGTTCTGGGTTTTTCCACGCTCGAGGCCCTGCTTCTGGGGGCCATTATTTCCTCGACCGATGCAGCGGCGGTTTTCTCCGTTTTGCGTTCCAAAAAGCTGGGGTTGAAAGGGGAACTGAAGCCGCTTCTGGAATTGGAATCCGGCTCCAACGACCCGATGGCGGTTTTTCTGGTCATCGGTTTGGTGGTGCGGGCCCTCCATCCGGAATTCACCCTCTGGGATTTCACGCTTCTTTTCATCCAGCAGATGGCGGTGGGGGCCGTCATCGGCTACTTTGTGGGGCGGGTTTTGGTTTGGGCCGTGAACCGGCTTTCGCTCGACCACGAAGGGCTTTATCCGGTGCTTTCGCTGGCGGCCGTTTTCTTTTGCTATTCGGCCACCCAACTTTTTGGCGGCAGCGGGTTTCTTTCGGTGTATGCCGCCGGGCTGGTCGTGGCCTCCCAGCCGATGGCGGTCAAGAAAACACTTTTGCGCTTTCATGACGGGCTGGCCTGGCTTTCGCAAATCGGGATGTTTGTCACCTTGGGGCTTTTGGTTTTCCCCTCGCAGCTTTTGCCGGTAACTCCGAAAGGGTTCTTGCTGGCGGCCTTTCTTTTGATTATTGCCCGCCCGGCGGCGGTTTTTCTTTCCCTCCTGCTGGCAAACATGGGCTGGCGGGAAAAACTTTTCGTCTCCTGGGTCGGGTTGAGGGGGGCTGTGCCGATTGTTTTGGCCACTTACCCGCTTTTGGCCGGGCTTTCCGGTGCATCGGCGATTTTTAATTTGATTTTCTTCGTGGTTTTGACTTCCGCCCTTTTGCAGGGCTCCACGGTGGGGTTGGCCGCGCGGCTTTTGGGGCTTTCCCGCACGGTCCCGCATCCGGCGGCCACCGCGCTGGAGCTGGCAACCGCCGGTGACCAGGAGCTTTCCGTGCTGGAGCTTTTGGTTCCGTACGGTTCCAAAATTGCCGGGCGCAGCATCGTGGATGCCGGCTTTCCGGAGGGTACTTTGGTGGTTTTGCTTTCCCGCAACGGAAAAATGAACGCCCCATCCGGCCGGACCGTTTTGGAGGAGGGGGACCTGCTCTATCTTTTGACCGAGCAGAAGAATCTTCCTCAAGTGGAGACCATGCTGGCCCCCGAAGGGGCGGACGGGTAG
- the recA gene encoding recombinase RecA — protein sequence MATDGIGEKKKALEQAVLQIEKQYGKGSIMRLGEAPTQRIPAISTGSIALDYALGVGGVPRGRVIEIFGPEASGKTTLSLQIIAEAQRLGGTVAFIDAEHALDADYARKLGVDLDSLLLSQPDTGEQALEITDTLVRSGAVDVVVIDSVAALVPKAEIEGEMGEPQMGLQARLMSQALRKLTGTISKSKCCVIFINQIRMKIGIMFGNPETTTGGNALKFYSSVRLDIRRIASIKEGDTVIGSRTRVRVVKNKVAPPFREAEFDIIYGVGISREGELLDLGSTPLKEGATPVIEKSGAWYTYRNERIGQGREQARQFLRDNPVIAEDIRLKIREQLGLVKVDAIREAAKEPEKKEKEKESREPVRARR from the coding sequence ATGGCCACCGACGGGATTGGGGAAAAGAAAAAAGCTCTGGAACAGGCGGTCCTGCAGATTGAAAAGCAGTACGGCAAGGGATCGATTATGCGCTTGGGGGAAGCGCCGACGCAACGAATACCGGCGATTTCCACCGGCTCCATCGCCCTCGACTATGCCTTGGGGGTGGGCGGCGTGCCGCGCGGCCGGGTGATTGAGATTTTCGGCCCGGAGGCCTCCGGTAAAACCACCCTGTCCTTGCAGATTATCGCCGAGGCCCAGCGGCTGGGAGGCACGGTCGCCTTCATCGACGCCGAACATGCTTTGGATGCCGACTACGCCCGCAAGCTGGGGGTGGATTTGGACAGTTTGCTTCTCTCCCAGCCCGACACGGGGGAGCAGGCCTTGGAAATCACCGACACGTTGGTCCGCTCCGGGGCCGTGGATGTGGTGGTCATCGACTCGGTGGCGGCCTTGGTGCCCAAAGCCGAAATCGAAGGGGAGATGGGGGAGCCGCAAATGGGGCTGCAGGCCCGCTTGATGTCGCAGGCCTTGCGCAAGCTGACCGGCACCATCAGCAAATCGAAATGCTGCGTGATTTTCATCAACCAGATTCGGATGAAAATCGGGATCATGTTTGGCAACCCGGAGACCACCACGGGCGGCAACGCGCTCAAGTTTTACTCCTCCGTCCGGCTGGATATCCGCCGCATCGCCTCCATCAAGGAAGGGGATACCGTCATCGGTTCCCGCACCCGGGTGCGGGTGGTGAAAAACAAAGTCGCCCCCCCGTTCCGCGAAGCGGAATTTGACATCATTTACGGGGTCGGCATCTCGCGCGAGGGGGAACTTTTGGACTTGGGGTCCACCCCGCTTAAAGAAGGGGCCACGCCGGTCATTGAGAAATCGGGGGCTTGGTATACCTATCGCAACGAGCGGATAGGGCAGGGGCGGGAGCAGGCCCGCCAGTTTTTGCGGGACAATCCGGTCATCGCCGAGGATATCCGGCTCAAAATCCGGGAACAGTTGGGACTGGTCAAGGTCGATGCCATCCGGGAAGCGGCCAAAGAACCGGAAAAAAAGGAAAAAGAGAAAGAGAGCCGCGAGCCGGTTCGCGCCCGCCGGTAA
- the thpR gene encoding RNA 2',3'-cyclic phosphodiesterase, whose product MRLFVAVPFPAEVKSSLGKLIDDWRRERDKVGWVKKENLHLTLKFLGETPLEKLEGLKKNLAAGLNGSKAFTVSLSGAGAFPNLNRARVVWIGVSEGKAELSELAQRVEEATVPLGFPSDERAFSAHLTVGRVKDSHLSERLLAKIRTCTFEAQGIIVSEVVLYQSELAPGGSVYTPLERFELAK is encoded by the coding sequence ATGCGCCTTTTCGTGGCCGTCCCCTTTCCGGCTGAAGTCAAAAGCTCGCTGGGAAAATTGATCGACGACTGGCGGCGGGAGCGGGATAAAGTCGGCTGGGTCAAAAAAGAGAATTTGCATCTCACACTCAAATTTTTGGGTGAAACCCCGCTGGAAAAATTGGAGGGGTTGAAGAAAAACCTGGCGGCAGGTTTGAATGGTTCAAAGGCATTCACCGTTTCCCTTTCCGGCGCCGGGGCTTTTCCCAACCTCAACCGGGCGCGCGTTGTCTGGATTGGCGTGTCGGAGGGCAAGGCAGAACTTTCTGAACTGGCTCAAAGAGTGGAAGAGGCGACCGTCCCGCTTGGTTTTCCGTCTGATGAGCGGGCGTTTTCGGCCCATTTGACCGTGGGGCGGGTCAAGGATTCCCATCTTTCGGAGCGGCTTTTGGCCAAAATACGTACTTGCACTTTTGAGGCCCAGGGTATTATCGTATCGGAAGTGGTTTTGTACCAAAGCGAGCTGGCGCCGGGGGGTTCGGTTTATACGCCGCTGGAGCGTTTTGAGTTGGCGAAGTAA
- a CDS encoding competence/damage-inducible protein A, producing MKAEIITIGNELLSGATLDTNSAYLAERLSEFGVLVSRRATVPDAVEPIAEAIEEARRRVDFIICTGGLGPTNDDVTKKALARVLGKPLVLHEEILKKVEERFRRRGEKMPLVNQNQALLPSGAKWFANNYGTAPGILIEEGDKRLIALPGVPKEMKGIFEEEVILYLRETMSVSAAVVRRRLRTTGIAESALYEKIQRVIPEGEGLHFAFLPSYYGVDLRLEVFGREREESEKILNEKLAKIRPLLEDFLYAEGETSMEEIVGQLLLKGKKKLAAAESCTGGLVAKRITDVPGSSDYFERGMVTYANEAKHELLGVPRKLFKTVGAVSAEVAERMAKGVRKMAKVDIGIGVTGIAGPGGGSAAKPVGLTYIGLADRKSYWVQKFIFSGDREINRIRASQAALNMIRLYLLGKLK from the coding sequence ATGAAAGCGGAAATCATAACCATCGGCAACGAGTTGCTCTCCGGCGCAACCTTGGACACCAATTCGGCTTATCTGGCCGAACGGTTGTCCGAGTTCGGGGTGCTCGTTTCCCGCCGAGCGACGGTGCCGGATGCTGTCGAACCGATCGCCGAGGCGATAGAGGAGGCCCGGCGGCGGGTTGACTTCATCATCTGCACCGGCGGGCTCGGGCCGACCAACGATGATGTTACCAAAAAGGCCTTAGCGCGTGTTTTGGGAAAGCCGCTCGTCCTGCATGAAGAGATTTTGAAAAAAGTGGAGGAGCGCTTCCGCCGCCGCGGGGAAAAGATGCCCCTTGTAAACCAGAACCAGGCCCTTCTGCCCTCCGGGGCAAAATGGTTTGCCAACAATTACGGTACGGCCCCGGGGATTTTAATCGAGGAAGGGGACAAGCGGCTGATTGCACTCCCCGGTGTGCCCAAAGAGATGAAGGGTATCTTCGAGGAGGAAGTGATTCTCTACCTGCGGGAAACGATGAGCGTTTCCGCCGCCGTGGTCCGCCGCCGGCTGCGCACCACCGGCATCGCTGAATCGGCCCTCTACGAAAAAATCCAGCGGGTCATTCCGGAAGGGGAGGGGCTGCATTTCGCTTTTTTGCCTTCGTACTATGGGGTCGATTTGCGCCTCGAAGTTTTCGGTCGGGAGAGGGAGGAATCGGAAAAAATTTTGAACGAAAAGCTGGCCAAAATCCGGCCGCTCTTGGAGGATTTTCTGTATGCCGAAGGGGAAACCTCCATGGAGGAAATAGTCGGTCAGCTCCTTTTGAAGGGGAAGAAGAAGCTGGCGGCGGCGGAATCCTGCACGGGGGGGCTGGTCGCCAAACGAATTACCGACGTTCCCGGCAGCTCGGACTATTTTGAGCGGGGAATGGTCACTTATGCCAACGAGGCAAAACACGAGCTTTTGGGTGTACCGCGGAAACTTTTCAAAACCGTTGGTGCAGTAAGCGCTGAAGTGGCGGAGCGGATGGCCAAAGGGGTGCGAAAAATGGCAAAAGTAGACATCGGCATCGGCGTCACCGGCATCGCCGGGCCGGGGGGCGGCTCGGCGGCAAAGCCGGTGGGGCTCACCTATATTGGTTTGGCCGACCGCAAGAGTTATTGGGTGCAAAAGTTCATTTTTTCCGGCGACCGGGAAATAAATAGAATACGTGCCTCCCAGGCGGCGTTGAACATGATTCGCCTGTATTTGCTTGGAAAACTGAAATAA
- the pgsA gene encoding CDP-diacylglycerol--glycerol-3-phosphate 3-phosphatidyltransferase, which produces MNLPNQLTLARIILAFIFVGFFLVDSAWAKTAALAVFLAAALTDLYDGYLARKTGVVTGFGKFMDPLADKVLVTSALISFVALGYVKAWMVVVIIFREFMVTGLRLLAAYKGIVITPSFWAQIKTVLEMTTIALILLFTTLKIWLVPNGHNWAIFSSEWTFKSFNGLVFAAMLLSVATGVDYLVKNAPLLRGVLK; this is translated from the coding sequence ATGAACCTTCCCAATCAATTGACGTTGGCCCGCATTATCTTGGCCTTCATTTTTGTCGGTTTTTTTTTGGTCGATTCCGCCTGGGCCAAAACGGCCGCTTTAGCCGTTTTTCTGGCTGCGGCCCTGACCGATTTATACGACGGCTATCTGGCCCGCAAGACGGGGGTGGTCACGGGGTTCGGCAAATTCATGGACCCCTTGGCGGACAAGGTCTTAGTCACCTCGGCCCTCATTTCTTTCGTGGCTTTGGGCTATGTCAAGGCCTGGATGGTTGTAGTCATTATTTTTCGCGAGTTTATGGTCACCGGGCTGCGGCTTTTGGCCGCTTACAAGGGAATCGTAATCACCCCTTCCTTTTGGGCGCAGATCAAAACCGTTCTGGAAATGACGACGATCGCTTTGATTCTGCTATTCACCACGTTGAAGATCTGGTTGGTGCCGAACGGCCACAACTGGGCCATTTTTTCCTCGGAGTGGACGTTCAAGAGTTTCAACGGGCTGGTCTTTGCCGCCATGCTTCTATCCGTCGCCACCGGAGTGGACTATCTGGTCAAAAACGCGCCACTTCTACGGGGCGTGTTGAAATAA
- a CDS encoding VCBS repeat-containing protein gives MSFFDKKTRIYGPVVLSGKNGFGLSGLFLLFFSVALFHNEVQSQISPRQTPTQAERAKAAAKPLVVDKQLFFQRAALGTITAIHLAKTPADSQTAFWIAAERGAVSVTDSGKPLLSVRFERMGGKVSPVDLEGDGNFEFLSRGGGQEEACLYNREGGRLWKYGLGTDPAVREAACGDLDGDGWSECVLAMKGNGGLRLLDRNGRLRWTEPEQNVWNIEILDWDGNGKNEIVYSNFAGQLRIRDGDGKIRTELPGNNYITLFSLCRWPDADSGWFILSNNKFSGIQLYDFKGKHVDSVPAPVKGYEVLGTPVRFEADGLYYFALLVCNSTPRRDSHLFIYNPEKEIIYQEKFFPPLAALRAVRDEGTGEEFLLVGEGEGRVWKYRLVPAGTRDSH, from the coding sequence GTGAGCTTTTTTGATAAGAAAACGAGAATTTATGGACCGGTCGTTCTTTCAGGCAAAAATGGCTTCGGTCTTTCCGGTTTGTTTTTACTTTTTTTTTCCGTTGCCCTCTTTCACAATGAAGTGCAAAGCCAAATCTCCCCGCGGCAAACGCCGACACAAGCCGAACGAGCAAAAGCCGCGGCCAAGCCGTTGGTGGTAGACAAACAGCTTTTTTTTCAAAGGGCTGCCTTGGGAACAATCACCGCGATTCACCTGGCAAAAACGCCCGCGGATTCCCAAACCGCTTTTTGGATTGCAGCGGAACGAGGGGCCGTATCGGTTACCGACTCCGGCAAACCCCTGCTTTCCGTCCGCTTTGAGCGGATGGGAGGAAAGGTCTCGCCCGTGGATTTGGAAGGGGACGGGAACTTCGAATTTCTAAGCCGGGGTGGGGGGCAGGAGGAAGCTTGCCTGTACAACCGCGAGGGTGGGCGGCTCTGGAAATACGGATTGGGAACGGATCCGGCCGTCCGGGAGGCGGCTTGCGGGGATCTGGACGGAGATGGCTGGTCGGAATGCGTACTGGCGATGAAAGGGAACGGGGGGCTGCGCCTGCTGGATAGAAACGGCCGCTTGCGCTGGACAGAACCGGAACAAAACGTATGGAATATTGAAATTTTGGATTGGGATGGAAATGGGAAAAATGAGATTGTGTATTCCAACTTCGCCGGACAATTGAGGATTCGGGACGGCGACGGCAAAATCCGGACGGAGTTGCCCGGGAACAATTACATAACCCTGTTCAGCCTGTGCCGCTGGCCGGACGCTGACAGCGGATGGTTTATCTTGAGCAACAACAAGTTTTCAGGAATCCAGCTTTATGATTTCAAAGGAAAGCACGTTGATTCCGTTCCTGCTCCGGTCAAAGGATATGAGGTTCTCGGCACACCCGTGCGTTTCGAGGCGGACGGATTGTACTATTTCGCCCTTCTGGTTTGCAATTCCACCCCGCGCCGCGACAGCCATCTTTTTATCTACAACCCGGAAAAGGAAATTATTTACCAGGAGAAATTTTTTCCTCCGCTGGCGGCTTTGCGGGCGGTGCGGGATGAGGGAACGGGCGAAGAATTCCTCTTGGTGGGGGAAGGGGAAGGGCGGGTCTGGAAGTACCGGCTGGTGCCAGCGGGAACAAGGGACTCTCACTAA